From the genome of Streptomyces sp. S4.7:
TGTACGCCGACCCCGAGCGGATCGTCCTCTGTTCGGGGTTCGTCCACGGCCTGACGCTGATGGCCCAGGTGCTCGCGGCCCGCCGGGGGAGGGCGGGGGCCAGAGGCGGTACGAAGGGGGCCGGGGCGGTGGCCGTCGAGTCGTACGGGCTCGGCTTCCACCGGGACATCCTCGCCGCCGCCGGGCTGCGCACCCCCGCGCTCTCGATCGACGAACTCGGCACCCGCACCGAGGAGTTGACGGCCGGCATGGGGGAATTGCGGGGTGCCGACGCGGTGCTGACGACTCCGGCGCACCAGTTCCCGACCGGGGCCGCGCTCCATCCCGACCGGCGTGCGGCGGTGGTGGACTGGGCGCGCGGCGCGGGCGGGCTGATCCTGGAGGACGACTACGACGGGGAGTTCCGCTACGACCGCCAGCCCGTGGGCGCGCTCCAGGGCCTGGATCCGGAGCGGGTGGTGTACATGGGCACGGCGAGCAAGTCCCTGGCTCCGGGGCTGCGGCTGGCATGGATGGTGCTGCCCAGGGCGCTGGTGGGAGAAGTGATCGGGGCGAAGGGCGACGTCTCGGCGGTGCCGAGCGCCGTGGACCAGCTCACGCTCGCCGAGTTCATCACCTGCGGCGCGTACGACCGTCATGTGCGGTCCGTGCGGCTGCGCTACCGCCGGCGGCGCGACCAGCTGGTGGAGGCGCTGGCCGAACACGCGCCGGAGTCACGGGTGACCGGCATCGCCGCCGGACTGCACGCGGTGGTCGAACTCCCGCCCGGCACCGACGAACGCACCGCCATCCAGGCGGCGGCCTGGGAGGGCCTGGCGGTCCAGGGCCTCTCCGCCTTCCGGCACCCGTCGGTCCCACCGGGGCGCGAGGCGCTGGTCGTCGGCTACGGCGCCCCGACGGACAGCGCCTGGGCCGGCGCGCTGGACGCGCTCTGCCGCGTACTGCCGTGACCCCCCGTCGCGAACTGGAAAGTGTTCAGGCCGTGTCCGTCGGGGCTGCCGCCTCCAGTTCGTCGACGCTGCCCGACATGATCGTGCGCAGGTGCGCGGTGATGTGCTCGACGGGCCAGTCCCACCAGGCGATCGCCAGCAGCCGGTCGACGTCGGCGTCGTCGTAACGGCGGCGGATGACCTCGGCCGGATTGCCACCGACGATGCCGTAGTCCGGTACGTCGTCCACCACGACCGCGCCCGAGGCGATGACCGCTCCATGGCCGATCCGGACACCCGGCATGACCGTGCTGCGGTAGCCGAACCAGACGTCGTTGCCCACCACCGTCTCTCCCCGGCCGGGCAGCCCGGTGATCAGATCGAAGTGCTCGCTCCACGAACCGCCCATGATCGGGAAGGGGAACGTCGACGGGCCGTCCATCCGGTGATTGGCGCCGTTCATGATGAACCGCACCCCCTCACCCAGCGCGCAGTACTTCCCGATGACCAGCTTCTCCGGCCCGTAGTGGTAGAGCACGTTCCGTGTCTCGAACGCCGTCGGCTCGTCCGGGTCGTCGTAGTACGAGAAGTCCCCGACCTCGATCAGCTCGGAGGTGATCAGCGGTTTCAGCAGCACCACCCGGGGCTGACCGTGCATCGGATGGATCACCGTCGGATCGGCGGGAAGGGCGGGATCTGCGGGCATGGTGAATCGTTCTCCTCGTCTGTCCGGTGAATCCGTGCATCCTGCCCGAGCGGGTGATCGCGACGAAATCGATTAATCCCGGCCCCTCCAGGGCCGGTCCGACGATTTGCCGCCCCTGCCGGAACCGCCGAGCCGACGGAGCGGATCATGTCAAAGGGCGCAAAAGTGGGCCAGTTGAGGAGAGTTCATGGACCGCCTGTTCGGCGCGGCTGCCAGCCATCTAATGTGTGCGGCGAGCACGGGATTGACGGGTCGACGGATCGACCGGCAGACGGGGGAGGACGGGGCCATGGCCGCCGTAAAACAACGCAGGTTGCGGTCGAGCACGGTGGTGCTCGGCGGCATGGGAATACTCGCACTGACGATCACCTCCTGTGGTTCGGAACCGGACAAGCGCTGCGCCGACCGGAACACCTACGAGGAACTGTCCGAATCCGACTGCGACAGCAACGGCAACGGCTCGTACTACTACGGCGGCAAGAGCAGCAACGGCCGTGTCCACGACGGCAGTTTCGACAAGTCGGCGGTCGACCGCGGCGGCTTCGGCTGCTCGTCCACCGGCGGCGGCTGAGCGGCGTCGGGGCACGATGATGCAGCGTCGGACCATCGAGCCGCGTCCCGGCTGGCAGCAGACGGTCGAGGAACAGGGGCTCGTCTATCCGCTCACCCGCTACCCGGACGACTCCCTGCGTCCGTACTGGGACGAGAGCGCCTACTACGTCTTCTCCCTCCCCGAGGTCGAGGCCCTCGAAGTCGTCGTCGAGGAACTGCACGCGATGTGCCTCGCCGCCGCCGAGCACATCGTGAAGAACGACCGCTTCGCCGATCTCGGCATCACCGACCGCCGACTGGCCGCGCTGATCGCCGAGTCCTGGCGCCGCCGGGACGAACTGCCCTCCATCTACGGCCGGTTCGACCTCCGCTACGACGGCACCGGTCCGGCCAAGATGCTGGAGTACAACGCCGACACCCCCACGTCCCTGGTCGAGGCCGCCAGCCCGCAGTGGTTCTGGATGGAGGAGCGCTTCCCCGGCGCCGACCAGTGGAACTCCCTGCATGAACGGCTCATCGACGCCTGGCGCCGCCAGGCACATCTCCTTCCCCCGGGCCCCCTGCACTTCGCCCACTCCGACGGTGACGAGCTGGGCGAGGACCTGATGACCGTCGCCTATCTGCGCGAGACGGCTCAGCAGGCGGGTCTCGAAACCGAGGCGTTGTCCGTCGAACAGATCGGCTGGGACAAGCTGTCCGGCCGCTTCGTCGACGACCGGCTGCGCTTCATCCGCAGCTGCTTCAAGCTGTATCCGTGGGAGTGGCTGACCACGGACCGCTTCGGCCCCCAGGTGATCGACACCCTCGACAACGGTGGTGGCACCGGCAGCACCTGCTGGATAGAGCCCCTCTGGAAGATGCTGCTCTCCAACAAGGCGCTGCTGGCGATCCTCTGGGAGCTCAACCCGGACCACCCGAATCTGCTGCCCGCCTACCTCGACGGGCCCCGTGAACTCGCCCACGACGGGGGCTATGTCTCCAAGCCCCTGCTCGGCCGTGAGGGCGCCGGAGTCACCGTCCATGAGCCCGGTCACGCCCCGGTGGTGCGCCAGGAGGCCTGCTGCTACCAGGGGTTGGCGCCCCTGCCCGACTTCGACGGCAACCGGGTCGTTCTCGGCGCCTGGGTCGTCGAGAACGAGGCGGCCGGCCTCGGCATCCGGGAATCGTCGGGCCTGATCACGGACGAGTACGCCCGCTTCCTCCCGCACGTCATCCTGTAGGCCGGGGGCCGGCGGCCGGCCCCCGGCGGCCGACCGCGCCGACCACCGCCCCGGGCCCGGTCCCAGCGGGCCGGACACCTGCCCTACCGGGCCAGGACCGCCCGCAGCTGCTCCAGGCCCCAGTCCAGATCCTCCTTGCTGATCACCAGCGGCGGGGCGATCCGGATCGTCGACCCATGGGTGTCCTTCACCAGCACCCCCCGCCCCATCAGCTTCTCGGAGATCTCCCGGCCCGTGCCGTACGACGGAGAGATGTCCACCCCCGCCCAGAGCCCCCGGCCGCGCACCGCCTCCACCGCGCCACCGGTCGCCATCAGCCCCAGCTCGTGGTGGAGGTGATCACCCAGCTCCGCCGCCCGCTGCTGGTACTCACCCGTGCGCAGCATCGCGATCACCTCAAGGGCCACCGCACACGCCAGGGGATTCCCGCCGAACGTCGAACCGTGCTCCCCGGGCCGGAACACCCCGAGGATCTCGCTCGACGACACCACGGCCGACACCGGCACCACGCCGCCGCCGAGCGCCTTGCCCAGCACGTACATGTCGGGCACCACGCCCTCGTGCTCACTGGCGAAGGTCTTGCCGGTCCGGCCCAGGCCGGACTGGATCTCGTCCGCGATGAACAGCACGTTCCGTGCCCGGGTCAGCTCACGTACGCCCGCGAGATACCCCGGCGGCGGCACCAGCACTCCCGCCTCGCCCTGGATCGGCTCCAGCAGGACAGCGACGGTGTTGTCCGTCATCGCGGCGTCGAGCGCGGCGAGATCCCCGTACGGAACGATCTCGAAGCCCGGCGTGTAGGGCCCGTAGTCCGCACGGGCCTCCTGGTCGGTGGAGAAGCTGATGATCGTGGTCGTACGGCCGTGGAAGTTGTCCGCCGCGACGATGATCTTGGCGGTGCCGTCCGGCACCCCCTTCGTCCGGTAGCCCCACTTGCGGGCCGTCTTCACGGCGGTCTCCACCGCCTCCGCGCCCGTGTTCATCGGCAGCACCATCTCCATGCCGCACAACTCGGCCAGCCGGGTGCAGAATTCGGCGAACCGGTCGTGGTGGAACGCCCGTGAGGTGAGCGTCACCCGCTCCAACTGGGCCTTGGCGGCGTCGATGAGGCGCCGATTACCATGGCCGAAGTTGAGTGCCGAGTAGCCGGCGAGCATATCGAGGAAGCGTCGTCCCTCGACGTCGGTCATCCATGCACCGTCCGCCGAGGCGACGACCACGGGCAGCGGGTGGTAGTTGTGCGCGCTGTGCGCCTCCGCAGAGGCGATGGCACTCTCCGTTGTCGCCACGGGTTCTCCGTTCGGTCGAGCCGAGCCATCCGGTCAAGGCGCGGTAGCGCCCCTGTTTCTATCGTCACTCGCCAGTGTGGACGAAGAAACCTTGCCCCCGGCGTGCCCTGGGAGACAACCCCGCGGGCGGGTCGGGTTGGATCACACGTCCAGCAGTTGCCCGCGCGGACCCGTCTCCGGCCTTCCGCCCCGTCGATGGGGCGGTCGGGGCAGTCGTCCCGCGAGCGGCCGCAGCACCAGACCCAACACCACCCCGGCCCCCGGCGCCGGTATCGCCCACCACCAGCCGTCCGTGCCGCCGGACGGGGTTGATGAACGCGGACTGCACCACGTCCTCGGCGTCCGCCCCCGCGCCGCAGGCCACCGCCACCCGCAGCGCGATCCCCGTATAGGCACGCACCAGCTCCGCGTACGCCTCCCGCTCCCCGGAACGCACACGCGCGATGACAGTCGATTCATCCGCAACCGTCAGGATGCGGCCCCCCTCCAGGGTCCCCTCCCGTGTCCTCACCCTTTTGATACACCGCTCACCCCGGATCGGTTCCCGGCCTGTCCCGACCTGGCGGCCCCACCTGAGAGAATGTCCAGCATGGCCACTCGTCCTCGCGCGCTCTCCGGTATCCAGCCCACCGCAGGCTCGTTCCACCTCGGGAACTACCTCGGTGCGATCCGGCAGTATGTGGCGCTGCAAGAAACCCACGACGCGTTCTACATGGTCGTGGACCTGCACGCGATCACCATGCCGCAGGAGCCCGCCGACCTGCGCGCCAACACCAGGCTCGCGGCCGCGCAGCTCCTCGCCGCCGGTCTCGACCCCCAGCGCTGCACGCTGTTCATCCAGAGTCATGTACCCGAACACGCCCAGCTCGGCTGGGTGATGAACTGTCTGACGGGCTTCGGCGAGGCCTCCCGCATGACGCAGTTCAAAGACAAGTCCGCCAGACAGGGCGCCGACCGCGCCACGGTCGGACTCTTCACCTACCCGATCCTCCAGGTCGCCGACATCCTGCTCTACCAGGCGGACTCCGTCCCGGTCGGCGAGGACCAGCGCCAGCACGTCGAGCTGACACGTGACCTCGCCGAGCGCTTCAACACCCGTTTCGGCAGCACGTTCACGATCCCGAAGCCGCACATCGTCAAGGAGGTCGCGAAGATCTACGACCTCCAGGACCCGTCGATCAAGATGAGCAAGTCGGCGTCCACGCCGAAGGGCCTGGTCAATCTGCTGGACGACCCCAAGGTCACGGCGAAGAAGATCAAGAGCGCCGTCACCGACACGGGCACCGAGATCCGCTTCGACGCCGCGGACAAGCCGGGCATCAGCAACCTCCTCACGATCTACTCCACACTCACGGGCGCGAGCATCGCGGATCTGGAGAAGAAGTACGAGGGCAAGGGCTACGGCGCGCTGAAGGTGGACCTGGCCGAGGCGATGGTCGACTTCGTCACACCGTTCCGCGACCGCACCCAGGAATATCTGGACGATCCGGAGACGCTGGACTCGATCCTGGCCGAAGGCGCGGAGAAGGCCCGCACGGTCGCCGCGGAGACGCTCGCCCAGGCGTACGAACGGATCGGCTTCCTGCCCGCGAAGCACTGAGGGGACGGGGCGGGCGTGCCGGTCCCGGCTCGCCCGCCCCGGCCGACCGCGGACGCCGCCGTAGCGCATACGCGCCGTCCGCGTACTGCTGACCAAGGACCCTGGCCAGAAGAACGGTGTGAGCGCCACACTGGCGCAGGGACGGAATCGGCCGACCGAACCGCCCGCACACCGCACCACCGCCACACCGGCACACACACGGACTGAGGAGAACGACGTGGGGACCGTAACGCTCGGCGTTTCGATCGCGGTCCCGGAGCCGTACGGCAGCCTGCTCCAGGAATGCCGCGCGGGCTTCGGCGACCCTGCCGCGCACGGCATTCCCACGCACGTCACGCTCCTGCCGCCCACCGAGGTCGACTCCTCGACGCTGCCGACCATCGAGGCGCACCTGGCCTCGGTCGCCGCGGCGGGCCGCCCCTTCCCCATGCGGCTCTACGGCACGGGCACCTTCCGCCCGCTGTCGCCGGTGGTCTTCGTCCAGGTCGTCGAGGGCGGTTCGGCGTGCACCTGGCTCCAGAAGCGGGTCAGGGAGGCGTCCGGGCCGCTGGTGCGCGAACTCCAGTTCCCGTACCACCCCCACGTGACGGTGGCGCACGCCATCTCCGAGGAGGCGATGGACCGGGCGTACGAGGAGCTGGCCGACTACACCGCCCGCTGGAGCTGCACGTCCTTCGGGCTGTACGAGCAGGGCTCGGACGGCGTGTGGCGGATGCTGCACGAGTACGTTTTCGGCGGCGGTACGGAGATGACGGGAGTGCCCTCCCGGAGCACCCCCGTCGACCTGCCCGCGACCTCTTCGCTGCGTCAGTAGCCGTACGGACTCAGATCGGCAGCCGCCGGAACAGCGGCCTCGGCAGATGCCGCAGCACCGACATCGCCGCCCGCAGCGCCCCCGGCACCCACACCGTCTCCGAGCGGCGCCGCAGCCCCAGCTCCACGGCCGCCGCCACCGCCTCCGGCGTCGTCGCCAGCGGTGTCTCCTCCAGCCCGGCCGTCCTCCTCGTCCGTACGAAGCCGGGCCGCACGACCATCACATGCACACCCGTGCCGTGCATCGCGTCCCCGAGCCCCTGCGCGAACGCGTCCAGGCCCGCCTTGCTCGACCCGTAGATGAAATTGGCGCGCCGCGCCCGCTCACCGGCCACCGACGACAGCACCACCAGCGAACCGTGCCCCTGCGTCTGCATCGCCGCCGCGCACACCAGACCGGCCGAGACCGCGCCCGTGTAGTTCGTCTGCGCGACCCTGACGGCCGACGCCGGATCCGCCTCGTCGTGCGCCTGGTCGCCGAGGACGCCGAAGGCGAGCAGCGTCATGTCGATGTCGCCCTCGGCGAAGACCTTCCCGAGCACTTCCGCGTGCGAGTCCGGGGCGAGCGCGTCGAAGTCGACGGTGCGGACGTCCGCGCCCTGGGTACGCAGCTGCTCGGCCGCGGTGTCGAGCGCGGGCGACGCGCGGCCGGCCAGCCAGACCGTGCGGGTACGGCGTGCGATCAGCCGGCGCGCCGTGGCCAGCGCGATCTCGGACGTGCCACCGAGGACGAGCAGGGACTGCGGAATGCCGAAGGCGTCCTTCATGGTGCGGTGCTCCTTGCAGCGAGGGTGTGGGATGAGCCTCGTAGGGGCTGAGGCGGGGGCCGGGGTGAGGGGCCCCGGGCGTCAGATCGAGAGACGGCGGGAGAGATCGGAGACGAAGACCGCGCGCGGGTCCAACTCGGCCCGCAGCGACCGGAACTCGTCCAGTCGCGGATACATCGCGGCCAGCAGCTCCGGTCGCAGCCGTGAGTCCTTCGCGAGACAGACCCGGCCCCCGGCGGCGGCGACGTCCTGGTCCAGCTCGTCGAGGAAGGAGCCCAGGCCGGTCGGGCCGGTGGGGATGTCCAGCGCGAGCGTCCAGCCGGCCATGGGGAAGGACAGCCAGCCGGGATCACCCGCGCCGAGACGCTTGAGCACGGCGAGGAAGGAGGGACAGCCGCGCCTGACGATGCGCCGCACGATCCGGATCAGCGCCTCCTCCTGACCGAGCCCGACGGCGAACTGGTAACGGACGCAGCCGCCGCGCCCGTACAGCCGGTTCCAGTGCGGTACGCCGTCCAGCGGGTGGAAGAAGGCGGGGACGCGCCGGAGTCCGCCGGTCCGCCGGCGCGGCGCCCCCCGGTACCAGAGCTCGTTGAACAGCTCGGCCGTCTTCCGGCGCAGCAGCCCTTCGGGTACGTAGGAGGGCGCGCCGGGGACCAGCCGGGCGGGCCGGAAGGTGAGCGGCCGTCTGCGGGCCCGCGCGGGCAGCTCGGCGAGCGGCGTGTGGTTGCCGCGGGTGAGGACGGAGCGTCCCAAGGAGGGGCCGCGGGCGAGCAGATCGATCCAGGCGGTCGAGTAGCGGTAGGCGTGGTCCGACGTGGTGAGACGGGCCATCAGATCGTCGAGGTCCGCAGCGCGTTCGGTGTCGACGGACATCAGGGAGGTCTCGACGGGGTGCAGCCGGAAGGTCGCCGCCAGGATCACTCCCGTCAGCCCCATGCCGCCCGCCGTGGCGTCGAAGAGCGGCGTGCCGGGGACGACCTCACGTACGGAGCCGTCGGCGGTCAGCAGGTCCAGGGACAGCACGTGGCGGGAGAACGAACCCGACACATGGTGGTTCCTGCCGTGGATGTCGGCGCCGATCGCGCCGCCGACCGTGACATGGCGGGTCCCGGGTGTCACCGGTACGAACCAGCCCAGCGGCAGCAGCACCTCCATCAGCCGGTGCAGGCTGGTCCCCGCCTCGCAGCTGACGGTCCCCGCCTCGGTGTCGACGGACAGGACGCGGTCCAGGGCGGTCATCTCGATGACGGAGCCGCCGGCGTTCTGCGCCGCGTCGCCGTAGGCGCGGCCGAGCCCGCGCGGGATGCCGCCGCGCCTGCCGCAGTCGCGTACGGCCCGCGCCGTCTCCTCGTAAGAACGCGGCCGTACGAGACGGGCGGGGGCCGTGGGGGCGGTGCGGCCCCAGCCGGTGACGGAGACGATGTCGTCGGTGACAGGCTCGGCGAACTCGGCAGACATGGTCGAGACGGTATCGCCCTAAACGTAATTCTTTGCGCTATAAGCCGTATTTGCTGCCGTACTCGTATGAATGGGTGGTTGGCCAAGCGGTGTCGGGCGTTGACGTGAGAATCGGCATCCGGGGTACCCGACCGTTGGTTCTCCGATCCGAGGGCAGGTCTCCGTCATGGACTGGCTGAAAAAACTTCCCGTCGTCGGGCCGCTCGTGGCCCGGCTGATGCTGACGCACGCCTGGCGCTCGTACGAGACCCTCGACCGGACGCACTGGTCCCGGCTCGCGGCGGCGATCACCTTCATCAGCTTCCTGGCACTCTTCCCGCTGATCACCGTGAGCGCGGCGATCGGGGCCGCGCTGCTCAGCAAGGACCAGCTGGACCGGCTCCAGGACAAGCTCAAGGACCAGGTGCCCGGCATCTCCGACCAACTCGACCTCGACGCGCTGGTCGCCAACGCGGGCACGGTCGGTCTGGTGGCGGGCGCGCTGCTGCTGTTCACCGGCATCGGCTGGGTCGGCTCGATGCGGGAGTGTCTGCGCGCCGTGTGGGAGCTGGACGACGTGGACGAGGGCAACCCCTTCGTGCTCAAGGCCAAGGACGCGGTCATCCTCGTCGGCCTCGGCGTCACCGCGCTCGCCTCGATCGGCGCGTCGGCCCTCGGCTCCACGGCCGTCGGCTGGAGCGCGGACCGGCTCGGCATCGCGGAGGGCGGCGTGGGCGGTGTGCTGCTCCAGATCGCGGCGATCGTCGTGGCGGCCGTGGCGGGCTTCCTCATCCTGCTGTACGTGCTGACGCTGCTGCCCGGTGTGCATCCGCCACGGCGGCGGCTGATCGTCGCCGCGGTGATCGGCGCGATCGGCTTCGAACTGCTCAAGCTGCTGCTCGGCGGCTATGTGCGCGACGTGGCGGGCAAGAGCCTGTACGGCGCGTTCGGGGTGCCGGTCGCGCTGCTGCTGTGGATCAACTTCACGGCGAAGCTGATGCTGTTCTGCGCCGCCTGGACGGCTACGCCGAGCAAGGACGAGCCGTCACAGGGGGAGGGGAACACGGCGGGGTCGGACGACGACGCGACGGATTCGGCGGCGGTCGCCCCCGGCGGGTAGCCGCTTCGGCGGGACTTCGAAGACAGGACCTAGCGGCCCGGCAGGCGCTTGACCAGGTCGGGCAGTGGCCAGCGGCGGTTGACCAGGAACGCCGCCGCCGCCAGCAGCAGCAGCGCGCCGCCCGTGATGGCCACCGCGATACCCATGCCGCTCGACCCCGACGACGCGGAGGCCTTGTCGCCCAGCGAAGCCTGGTCCGTGCCGCCGTCGCCGCCCCCCTCGCCCTTGCCGCCCG
Proteins encoded in this window:
- a CDS encoding PLP-dependent aminotransferase family protein, giving the protein MMDSWANAASAEEPDGEGPVSGKQQVTAVTVGADLHLELRGPGLRTGLMDALREAVRTGRLTPGTRLPSSRTLAADLGVARNTVADAYAELVAEGWLTARQGSGTRVARRAAPRTRTPSGPPARPSGRRPAHNLRAGSPDLSSFPRAEWLASARRALAAAPHDAFDYGDQRGRVELRTVLADYLARTRGVYADPERIVLCSGFVHGLTLMAQVLAARRGRAGARGGTKGAGAVAVESYGLGFHRDILAAAGLRTPALSIDELGTRTEELTAGMGELRGADAVLTTPAHQFPTGAALHPDRRAAVVDWARGAGGLILEDDYDGEFRYDRQPVGALQGLDPERVVYMGTASKSLAPGLRLAWMVLPRALVGEVIGAKGDVSAVPSAVDQLTLAEFITCGAYDRHVRSVRLRYRRRRDQLVEALAEHAPESRVTGIAAGLHAVVELPPGTDERTAIQAAAWEGLAVQGLSAFRHPSVPPGREALVVGYGAPTDSAWAGALDALCRVLP
- a CDS encoding CatB-related O-acetyltransferase encodes the protein MPADPALPADPTVIHPMHGQPRVVLLKPLITSELIEVGDFSYYDDPDEPTAFETRNVLYHYGPEKLVIGKYCALGEGVRFIMNGANHRMDGPSTFPFPIMGGSWSEHFDLITGLPGRGETVVGNDVWFGYRSTVMPGVRIGHGAVIASGAVVVDDVPDYGIVGGNPAEVIRRRYDDADVDRLLAIAWWDWPVEHITAHLRTIMSGSVDELEAAAPTDTA
- a CDS encoding glutathionylspermidine synthase family protein; protein product: MQRRTIEPRPGWQQTVEEQGLVYPLTRYPDDSLRPYWDESAYYVFSLPEVEALEVVVEELHAMCLAAAEHIVKNDRFADLGITDRRLAALIAESWRRRDELPSIYGRFDLRYDGTGPAKMLEYNADTPTSLVEAASPQWFWMEERFPGADQWNSLHERLIDAWRRQAHLLPPGPLHFAHSDGDELGEDLMTVAYLRETAQQAGLETEALSVEQIGWDKLSGRFVDDRLRFIRSCFKLYPWEWLTTDRFGPQVIDTLDNGGGTGSTCWIEPLWKMLLSNKALLAILWELNPDHPNLLPAYLDGPRELAHDGGYVSKPLLGREGAGVTVHEPGHAPVVRQEACCYQGLAPLPDFDGNRVVLGAWVVENEAAGLGIRESSGLITDEYARFLPHVIL
- the rocD gene encoding ornithine--oxo-acid transaminase — encoded protein: MATTESAIASAEAHSAHNYHPLPVVVASADGAWMTDVEGRRFLDMLAGYSALNFGHGNRRLIDAAKAQLERVTLTSRAFHHDRFAEFCTRLAELCGMEMVLPMNTGAEAVETAVKTARKWGYRTKGVPDGTAKIIVAADNFHGRTTTIISFSTDQEARADYGPYTPGFEIVPYGDLAALDAAMTDNTVAVLLEPIQGEAGVLVPPPGYLAGVRELTRARNVLFIADEIQSGLGRTGKTFASEHEGVVPDMYVLGKALGGGVVPVSAVVSSSEILGVFRPGEHGSTFGGNPLACAVALEVIAMLRTGEYQQRAAELGDHLHHELGLMATGGAVEAVRGRGLWAGVDISPSYGTGREISEKLMGRGVLVKDTHGSTIRIAPPLVISKEDLDWGLEQLRAVLAR
- the trpS gene encoding tryptophan--tRNA ligase; this encodes MATRPRALSGIQPTAGSFHLGNYLGAIRQYVALQETHDAFYMVVDLHAITMPQEPADLRANTRLAAAQLLAAGLDPQRCTLFIQSHVPEHAQLGWVMNCLTGFGEASRMTQFKDKSARQGADRATVGLFTYPILQVADILLYQADSVPVGEDQRQHVELTRDLAERFNTRFGSTFTIPKPHIVKEVAKIYDLQDPSIKMSKSASTPKGLVNLLDDPKVTAKKIKSAVTDTGTEIRFDAADKPGISNLLTIYSTLTGASIADLEKKYEGKGYGALKVDLAEAMVDFVTPFRDRTQEYLDDPETLDSILAEGAEKARTVAAETLAQAYERIGFLPAKH
- a CDS encoding 2'-5' RNA ligase family protein yields the protein MGTVTLGVSIAVPEPYGSLLQECRAGFGDPAAHGIPTHVTLLPPTEVDSSTLPTIEAHLASVAAAGRPFPMRLYGTGTFRPLSPVVFVQVVEGGSACTWLQKRVREASGPLVRELQFPYHPHVTVAHAISEEAMDRAYEELADYTARWSCTSFGLYEQGSDGVWRMLHEYVFGGGTEMTGVPSRSTPVDLPATSSLRQ
- a CDS encoding decaprenylphospho-beta-D-erythro-pentofuranosid-2-ulose 2-reductase encodes the protein MKDAFGIPQSLLVLGGTSEIALATARRLIARRTRTVWLAGRASPALDTAAEQLRTQGADVRTVDFDALAPDSHAEVLGKVFAEGDIDMTLLAFGVLGDQAHDEADPASAVRVAQTNYTGAVSAGLVCAAAMQTQGHGSLVVLSSVAGERARRANFIYGSSKAGLDAFAQGLGDAMHGTGVHVMVVRPGFVRTRRTAGLEETPLATTPEAVAAAVELGLRRRSETVWVPGALRAAMSVLRHLPRPLFRRLPI
- a CDS encoding FAD-binding oxidoreductase gives rise to the protein MSAEFAEPVTDDIVSVTGWGRTAPTAPARLVRPRSYEETARAVRDCGRRGGIPRGLGRAYGDAAQNAGGSVIEMTALDRVLSVDTEAGTVSCEAGTSLHRLMEVLLPLGWFVPVTPGTRHVTVGGAIGADIHGRNHHVSGSFSRHVLSLDLLTADGSVREVVPGTPLFDATAGGMGLTGVILAATFRLHPVETSLMSVDTERAADLDDLMARLTTSDHAYRYSTAWIDLLARGPSLGRSVLTRGNHTPLAELPARARRRPLTFRPARLVPGAPSYVPEGLLRRKTAELFNELWYRGAPRRRTGGLRRVPAFFHPLDGVPHWNRLYGRGGCVRYQFAVGLGQEEALIRIVRRIVRRGCPSFLAVLKRLGAGDPGWLSFPMAGWTLALDIPTGPTGLGSFLDELDQDVAAAGGRVCLAKDSRLRPELLAAMYPRLDEFRSLRAELDPRAVFVSDLSRRLSI
- a CDS encoding YihY/virulence factor BrkB family protein, coding for MDWLKKLPVVGPLVARLMLTHAWRSYETLDRTHWSRLAAAITFISFLALFPLITVSAAIGAALLSKDQLDRLQDKLKDQVPGISDQLDLDALVANAGTVGLVAGALLLFTGIGWVGSMRECLRAVWELDDVDEGNPFVLKAKDAVILVGLGVTALASIGASALGSTAVGWSADRLGIAEGGVGGVLLQIAAIVVAAVAGFLILLYVLTLLPGVHPPRRRLIVAAVIGAIGFELLKLLLGGYVRDVAGKSLYGAFGVPVALLLWINFTAKLMLFCAAWTATPSKDEPSQGEGNTAGSDDDATDSAAVAPGG